One window from the genome of Thermaerobacter marianensis DSM 12885 encodes:
- a CDS encoding ATPase AAA, whose amino-acid sequence MSVRHGRARHLFASGNTGHGFRSYFENVAWPEPRRVFVLKGGPGTGKSAVIRLVADGLMERGVAVELFHCPSDPASLDGVNAPDLGLAVVDGTPPHAVEPPLPGLVGRLLSLEATANRDLLASRRDHIAATGRRVRQRFHLAHRYLALALGALQLYEDFYDHAGALDRAALDHSAHEIEAALFEGQRLVRAGRRGRVRRLFASAVTPDGPRHFLDSLLDPLPRRVFIRGNPGTGCATLVERVAEAALRRGLDIEAYSCGLHGRRLDHVIIPELGAAVVHNAYPHTYEPKAGDLVIDTAAFVDVDALERYREEMEVAQALFGQAFDQGIWYLRRALMAHQELEQVYATPELRTQVEAYTREILAEADALLEEQSRTREGQRLA is encoded by the coding sequence CGATCGTACTTCGAGAACGTGGCATGGCCCGAACCCCGCCGCGTCTTCGTGCTCAAGGGCGGGCCGGGCACGGGCAAGTCGGCGGTCATCCGCCTGGTCGCGGACGGGCTGATGGAGCGGGGCGTGGCGGTGGAACTCTTCCACTGCCCGTCGGACCCCGCCTCCCTGGACGGGGTCAACGCCCCGGACCTGGGGCTGGCGGTGGTCGACGGCACACCACCCCATGCGGTGGAGCCTCCGCTGCCCGGGCTGGTGGGGCGGCTGCTCAGCCTGGAGGCGACGGCCAACCGGGACCTCCTGGCGTCGCGGCGGGACCACATCGCCGCCACCGGCCGCCGGGTCCGCCAGCGGTTCCATCTGGCCCACCGTTACCTGGCCCTCGCCCTGGGCGCCTTGCAGCTCTATGAAGACTTTTACGACCACGCGGGGGCGCTGGACCGGGCGGCGCTGGACCATTCGGCCCACGAGATCGAGGCGGCCCTCTTCGAGGGCCAGCGGTTGGTGCGGGCCGGGCGGCGGGGCCGGGTGCGCCGGCTCTTCGCCAGCGCCGTCACCCCCGACGGCCCGCGGCACTTCCTGGACAGCCTGCTGGACCCGCTGCCGCGGCGCGTGTTCATCCGCGGCAACCCGGGCACGGGGTGCGCCACCCTGGTCGAGCGGGTGGCCGAAGCGGCCCTGCGGCGGGGGCTGGACATCGAGGCCTACAGCTGCGGGCTGCACGGCCGGCGCCTGGACCACGTCATCATCCCCGAATTGGGGGCGGCGGTGGTTCACAACGCCTACCCCCATACCTACGAGCCCAAGGCCGGCGACCTGGTGATCGATACGGCGGCCTTTGTCGACGTGGACGCCCTGGAGCGCTACCGGGAGGAGATGGAGGTCGCCCAGGCCCTCTTCGGCCAGGCCTTCGACCAGGGCATCTGGTACCTGCGCCGCGCCTTGATGGCCCATCAGGAGCTGGAGCAGGTCTACGCCACACCGGAGCTGCGCACCCAGGTGGAGGCCTACACCCGGGAGATCCTGGCCGAAGCCGACGCCCTATTGGAAGAACAGTCCCGGACGCGGGAGGGCCAGCGGCTGGCATGA